One Rhinolophus ferrumequinum isolate MPI-CBG mRhiFer1 chromosome X, mRhiFer1_v1.p, whole genome shotgun sequence genomic window, GCAACATTGACTACAATTTGGCATAGTCATCTGTGAACCCCTGGAGAGGAGCATATTTAGCTACTGTTTTTAATTAGGGAACTGTGTTGCAAAGACAGCCTTTGAACTTTGAAATCTGTAAAATTAGATGTGAAATATCATGGATCGTTTGTGGCTATAGCAGGGGAGATGGAATATGGGGATGAAATTAGTATCTGGCTTGGGATCCTTGCATGGGTGTGGGTCAAGCAGCTGAGAGTACTAACCCCAGTAGAAGTTGCTAGCTGTGGTATCACAGCCTGGTGAGCCTGGCACAGTACCCAAAGGGTATGGATGCTTTATTGGTCATGAGTCCATCACAATCTCTCTGCACCAGAGGGGCCAATCTGATGGGCAATCCGCTATTAGGAATTCTTGGTGGAAGTAAGTAGAGGCTGATCATCACAAGCAAGCCTATCTATAGGTGACAGGAACTCAGACATTAGATAAGGGCTCCAAGGAGGCACCAGGCCTGAATGGGGATTGAGGCAATAACAGGGTAGCCAATAGAAGACAAAGAGTTGAAATCAAGGTTATACTAAGACAGGAAAAACATGGTAAGGGGCAAAGTGAGTATTAGAGATTATATTTGCACCAGGGTGTGCCCTTGTGTCACAGGATGTCATGTCTGAGTAAAGATAAGTAGATTTTGGGACAAAGGAGGACCGCTGTAGTCCTTCCTGGCTCCCTGGATCCTAGATTTGGAATGAAAACTTCACTCAAGCCCCACTGAATGTTGAGGATGACTGGAGCAGGTGTCacatttttgtatctttgtcAGGATTTGAGCAAGAATTGGGCATTCAGGAATCTACTGGGGAAAACTGAGGACTGTACTGAGAGTCAGGAAACCAAGATTGGAGTTGTTACTGGCAGTCTGGTGAAAGACATAGGTACTGTATGCCTTATGTGTATTTGGTTTCTGTGTGGTTGGatacatgtttttgtatttttataacttaGAAGATAGAGAAGGGAAATAGTAGTGATCTTAGAGGAAAGAGGGAACTCAATATGAGATGTAGCTGTAGAAAATGAATgatttacagtggctaagactAAATACCTCCAGAGGAGCAGAGTTGTAAGAACTAggaggttttttggtttttttgtttgtttgtttttctgtctgagcAAAGCCAGGAGTTAGGTGGATATATAACTTAATAAGATCACATGAACTAATATGCCTGTTCTGGCTGTTGCTATGCCTGGGAGCCTGCCTTCTCCTACTGGTCACAGCAAAGCTAGTTTCCTCAACTCTCAGCCACTTCATTTCCAccaaaaatacttagaaaatgaTTTTCTGAAATGCGAGATAGATGCATAGGAACTGCAACTACTAAACTTTCCTCTCAAAACCTcttgtcccccccgcccccgggaATAAGCCAGGAGCATTTGTCTTCTTTGTGGCTTTGTTCCTGCTTTCTGGAGGCTCAAGTTTCACCACGCTCTCTAATGTCTCTTTGCTCATTTCTATCCATCTGGTAGTTCAACCTCAGCTTAATTGCTAACTATTCTGAAAAGCCTCCTCAATCCCTACCCCACACTTACACTTGCTCTCCTAACATTGACTATCTCCATATTTTGCTCTGGCTTAGAATTAACTATTTCCTGGATATGGATTCTTCTCTTTTGAGCAATTGTAAGCTGCTCAAGAAGAGAGACTGTGCTGAGTTACTTGTATCTTCTTCCAATCccccacagtgcctggcccaaagACAGCCAGGCAGCCCTCCTCTCCCACTGATGGACTGGGTGCATGGATAGGCTCACTGCCCTAACACTTCCCTTTGTCTCACAATTAACTAAGGATGCCATGCAAGCTTTCGGGTAGTTCATGGGCTTTGAGAACCTGTGAGTCAAGAAGTTCACATGTGTATCAGGGCCTGATATGCAGAGAGAGACACAGCAATGGGGTCAGAAGTTTGAAGATGCACAATATAATCTGCAtcacttttctctttgttgaatcCAATCTAGCAATGCCATTGCATGGAACCTTCACTTCTTTGGGAGCTAGGTATTACCAACCCCTTTTTGATAGATGCAGGAACTCTGGCTCAGATAAGCCAAAGAAGGTGAGGACCATAGTTAAGAGGCTGGTGAAGGCCAAGATCTCAGCACTTGGCTTCTGCCTCTGCCTATTTAATCCCCCCACACTGACCCCTGCCACAGAACCTCTGTACTTCTCCAGTTAGATTTTAGAAGTGTTATATTCGACTACATAGCCATATGCCCTTCATTACCCCACCAAATCTGGAGCCCTTTGGGGCCATTGGTAACCAGCTCAGGGCCAGGTACAGAGAAAGTGCTTCCTGAATGCTCAGGTAATGTTTCTTGGTGATTTTCCTTTAGAAACTGCTGCAGTGGGATAAAACTAGAGATCAATGATTCCCAGCTCTAGGGTGGACCTATGTGGTAGAGTCAACATTTATTACCTCCTTTCaatgtgtttatttgtgtgtctCTGTTCTGTGGGCCACCCAAATAAGACAcagctttcctgtttctttcctatttttcttttggtctttttgtttctttatttttaaagaagttgccTGGCTAACCATATAATTTTTCTAAGCCTAGGTCTATATACTGAAAGTTTAACTCCCATTCAAAAAACCTAGCTTTAGTTAGACTTTCTGATTAGCCATTTGGTGTTAACCTGTCAGCAACCATCTCCCCACAGGCCAAGATACTCCAGAAAGGTTGCAAGACCTTCCAATCTCTTCTTTAACCATTCTTTAACCCATAAGCAGCAAAATGTGGCCAAggcgcatgtgcacacacacatacgtgtgtgGCAGAAGTTAACTTGCCTCTTTTGTGGCTGCTTGCTGATCTTTGATGCCTGGATGAtttgataataatgatgatagtGATAACAAATGTCTGTTTACGCCTTAACAAGTAGTTATTGACATTGGGTGGTTCACCTACTGACTCCTCTGCTGGCTCTCTCCACAGCCCCTTGGCGATAGGGGGTGGATAGGAAGTAATGACACCGTGGTTGAAACAAACACCAGGATTTCTCAGTGACAGCTTGCTGCTGGAAACAACATCCTGGACTGCCAGCCTCCACCCTTCTCATTTCTAGTCCTGGTGCATCAACTAATTATTTGTGTGACCTTCCTTAAGCTTTTTCCCTCCCAAGCCTCCATTTCTCTACCAGTAAATtaatggggggggaggggtgggagatgataagaaaaaaatactcttgAACTCTGAAAGGCTCAGGGCACTGTTTTGTTCCCCCGGCAAGCACCTGGAGGGAGGCAGCTCAGTTGCTCTAGTGGTGATTCAATTGTCTCCAGATCCCTTCTCCAGGAGGCAATTTAAAACTCCCAAAACAAAAGGCAGTCTGGGAACCACCATCCCCCGCCTCTCTTCCACTGCAACTCCAAAAATTGAACTCCATTTCCCTCTTCCTGCAGCATCAGACTCTGGGAGAATCAACTTACAAAAGCTTCCCAAATCCTAAACCCTCCTTAGGCACTGGTACTCAGCCTCCCTACTAACCTGCTACATTCAGTTCCCAAAGTGGTACTTCCTGGGTGTTGGAAGAAACTATAGTATCTTCCGAGGAGGCTGGACGCAGAACCCAAGGTTCATTGCATGAGGTTTTGAAGCCGGTGGCTGCGCGTTGGAGAAAGCAAAGCATCAGCATTATGCTGGCTGGGTTCACCCCTTTCCAGGCAACCCTCACTTGGGCTCTCAGAGACTCTACAGTGTCCTTCCCGATCCTCTGACTGACCCCTGCCTTAGTCTCCTTTCACAACCCCAAAATTTGTGCTGCCCCTTCCTGGCGACCACTCTCCTTCGACGGCCACCCAGGTCGCTGGTACGGAATGAGACATCCAGCTTTTCAGTCAGATCATGGGTCTGTTTGCCCGGTCGCCACTTGTAGTCGCCCCTCTGAGTTCCCTGCGCCACAGCTCTTAGCTGGTATTTTGGGCACTGGtgcagaagaaaaaaggagagcaaGGCAAAAGGGAGGTGAAGAAGGCGGCTCATGGGGGTTGCCAAGAGAAGATCCCGTAAGTCTGGGCTTCCAGCTGCAGCAAAAGGGAGGCGGGGGAGCCAAGGAAGAGCTACGAAAGGAGGGGGCCTGAGACTGGAGCGGAGAAGACTTTGCCAACCCCTTTGGCTCCCCAGCCCGGATGGACAGGGCGGGGGTTCAGCTGCGGCTCCCCATTGGCTCTCTCGCGGGCCCCTAGACTTTCTATAAAGGGTAGCTGCAGAAGGCGCTGCCCTCACTGGCTCAGAGCGCAGCGCCTGCAGGCCTTAGACAGACGGATTCACTGACTGATTGAAGGCGACAGAAATTTAGTCGGAACGACCCCAGACTGCGCGAAGGAGGAGcggtgctggggggtggggggcgcttgTGGCTGCTGTCCTGAATTCAGAACCGGCATTGCCTGCGCACCACAAGCTGCGGAGCTTTTGGAGCCAGCCGCATTCACCAGCCCGGTGCTCGACCGCCTTGCTCAGCTCCTCGCACTTGCCCACTCCGAGCGGGTCCAGCGGTCCCGTCTTTTTGCTttccttcctgccccaccccccccccccccccgcgctaCCCTCctacccacccccgcccccacacctGAGAGAGTGCATTCTCTGCTCACAGCTGCAGGACGCTGAGCAGCGCTCGCCTAGGGCTCAGTGGAGacctccacccctccctctctcttcccctggcGCTTCCTGGCCCAGTAGCTTAGGGACCTTGAGGTTCTCCACAGGCGTCAAGCTGGACGCTGTGACAACAGAATCGCCCCAAGGGGCTTTCCCGAACCCCAACACCATGGGCTATGGGGACGAGCTAACCCCTGAAGCTCTGAGCGTGCCGAGCGGGTTTGATGACCTGATCACCTCCACCGCCTCCCAGGTACTGCAGGCTATTTCTAATGCCGCGTCTGCGGTTGGTAGCTCAGGCCGCGATAGCGTGCTCTCCATTATCCATAAGCTGCCTGAGCATATCTCGAACATGGGCAACCTGGCTGACACGTCAGATCCCATGGCTTCGGAGGTAGTGTCCCAGGATGAGCAGATACAGTTCTGGCTAGTAATAGGGTACACCATAGTGGTATTTGCTGCCATACTAGGCAATTGGGTCTTAAACCATGTGATTATGAAGTACAAGAGGGTGCACACTGCCACCGGCCTCTTTGTCGTCAACATCTCCGTGACCAACATGATGCTGGCTTTTCTCAGCTCTCCCTTCACCATGGTAAGCTGGGTGCTGAGGAGGGGGACTCGGGGCTCAGGCCATGAGATCAGTAACACAACTGTGCACTTGCAACAGAGAGAGCTGGTGGTGGGAAGGAGCGGTGAAGCGGGTTGGGTTGATTTGAGAAGTGCGTAGAGACAGGAATGGCTGAAAGATGGTGTAAACGGTTTTggaacttgggggtgggggtaccGGCATGATTGTGTTTGTGTTGCTGAATTCATCTCCTGCCTTGGCAGAAGCTAAGATACTTAGGTTGCCCAGGGAAGCAGCAGGGACCTGTTGCAGGTGAGCTTTAGACTGACATGTGAGCTTTAGACTGACATGTGAGCTTTGTCACAAAGACCTAGCCTCAGTTCCCCCATCTTTTAAATACAATGTTTAGAATGGAAAGTGGCTAACATTTTTGTGATTTGGGGTCTGTGTCTTCAAGCTGGGCTGTTTGTGTGGGAAATGATAGGAAGGGCATGACAACTGCAGTGTGAAAATGTTTCTTGGCTTCTTTAGACAATAATGTTAGCAGTTTGGTGAAGCAAGGCTTCTATTTGTGTTTTTGAGCTTGTAAGGGGAAAACCCAGGGCTGAGTCCTTGTGCCTCACCATGCCCTTTCTTCCACAGGTGCGCTATCTGTGTAATTCCTTGGTGTTTGGGAAGATGACATGCCACCTCAGTCATTTTGCTCAGTACTCTTGTGCCTATGTAACTGTGATGACCATGGCTGCTATATCTCTGGACCTACATCGGGTATGTGTTTCCCAGGGCTCTTCAGGTCTTGCAAAGGGGTAGGTTCCTCTTCTAGATGGATGGAAGCAGCCAAGAACACAATCTAAGATATTCTTTGAGTTCCTTGAGACAATCTATGTGAACATGTATGCCTAATTGCAAAATGGTGAAATACAGACCTTCACCATATCAAAtcttatgtaataaaaatactatCATCTTTGATATGGTGCTATGGAAACAGAGATGTGTCAATAAGCAAATGATAAAAAAgtgtcttccttctcctttgtaaaacattttttattagctGCGTTGCAGGATCAGCTAAGGGAATAAAGAGGGAAAGATGAGTCAGAGGAAGGTGTGGCTTCAGGGTTCATGGTGGGTTGAGTCTGGGAGGTGGGCTTGAAGTTTGTGAGTGACAGCTGAGCAAATGAAGTGGGAAGGCATGGAGAGACTTGAGGAAGAAGGAGTTAGGAGGAGGGATGGAAGTGACTTAAATGGAGGGAGGTGAGGGGCAGAGGGTGAGAAGCTGGGAGGGATTATTACATTGTTAATCAGTTGGGAGGGAGCCAGAAAGCAAGTGAGGTGGGAGGGATATAGATGGAGATTGAAGGGGTTGTGGCTGGAACCAGATGGAACGGGCCTTGGAGAAATCTAAGTAATAAGAGATGGAGGAAGATGGGAGATgagatgggggaagggaaagaaggagaagggagggagggagagaatagTGACCATGGAGGGATCAAGATGGaagaagatggagggaggaaggagaagggaaaagggcaTGACGGGAACCAAGTGGGAGAAAAGATGGAAGGATGTGGAGTGCTTATCCATCCatatatgataaagaaaaaataagtcacaCTTTTGGACATCCATCCTCTTTTTCCACTGAACTCCCTATTTGAAGACAGAAACTTTGAAATCAATCCACTTGGATTCCTATCTTCCcattgaaatatttctctttacaCTAACCAACTTTGCTCTTTCCTAAAACAAAATGCCACTCATCTGTCAACTGAACTAGTACCCAAAGCACATTACTCACCCACCTACCAAGTCTTTACATCTTTGCAAAATAATGTCAATCAATGAATGACTAATAAGTAACCCTAATTTGAATTATTGAATTGGGCTGGGGTCCTTTTCTTCCAGGTGATGCTGTATCCCCTGAAGTCCCGAATTACTCCAATGCAAGGCAATGTTTGCATCATTCTCATCTGGATTGTGAGCACCTGTGCTGCTCTACCACATGCCATTTACCAAAAGCTTTACCAAGTGGAGATTGGGTAAGAGGAACACAGGATGGCCAGTGTTTGGATTCCAGCAACCCATGACCTTGGAAGCCTCATGGAATAATAGGAATGGGATAGGGGCTGGAATAGCACATTTGAAAACATGGgtacaaaaataaacttctctAAACTGAAACTTATTAAGAGTACCCAAGAACTCTCATGGCAGTGGGTTGTCAGGCATACTACTTTCTGTTTGAAGCCCATTTTTTCTCTATATGTCACATCAAAGGTCTGGAATAGGTGAGCCCTAAAGCTCCCTGCTTTATAACTCTAGTCTTCAGGCCTAACACAGGCACAAATGGTAAATACGTCTCTTCCTTAAGGCCTAACTGCTACATGACACCTGGGTATGAGtcttagggaaaagaaaaattaagttgatgtttctcttttctgtctcccttctAACCTagaaacagaactgatgaaactGTCTGTGTCCCCAGTTTCTCATATACTTCAAAATCCACATGGAAATACCTTGACCTGAGCACCTTTTTGCTCTTCTTCATCTTGCCATTGATGGTGCTGATGGTTGTCTACGGTCATGTTGCCAAGAAGCTGTGGATCCATAATGCTGTTGATGACATCAACATTCACACCTACATCTGTCAACGTGGGAAGAAGAAGCAAACCCTGAAGATGCTGATGACAGTGGTGCTTGTCTATACTATCTGCTGGCTTCCCCTCAACCTCTACCTGGTGCTGCTATCCAGTGAATCCATCTCAAGCCACAACGGTCTCTATTTCTTCCTCCACTGGCTAGCAATTAGCAGCTCATGCTACAACCCTTACATCTATTGCTGGCTCAGTGATAGCTTCCAGATTGAAGTTCAGAAAGTCATCATGGAAATCCAGAAGATCCTGCTAGATGGAATCAGCCGCCTGAGAAGGGAGCACCGCCAGCTGAGCTCTGTCTCACCCACTCACCGCCCTGCTTGGGTGGATCCCAACCCTGGAGTGCCCAAATTCCCAAGATTCAAAGATTTTGATGAGCTACCCAGTTCCCCTCCATCCCCAGAGGTGGAAACCTCCTTTCTCTACCCACCAGTGCCTAGAGTTTAAGCTGCCCAGACCGCGATAGAGTATCCATCCTCAAAATCTCTGATATAGAGTGGGACCAAAATAATtaggtttcattcatttttcatggtGGGGGAAGTGGAGGGAGGGGTTGGAACTTGAAGGATGGGGGCTATATGAGCCACCATATGTgtctcactttctctttcatttccttctgtctgtcttttctcctgttccctattcctattttttttccttctcccaacAGTGAGTAAACTGAAGATATTAGATCTCCAGGCTTATCAGAGATGTTTCTACATCACTCAAAGGAAAGTTGCACTCTGGCTTGGGGTCTAATTTCTGATTCTGGAGACCATTCCCTCTCCATTCTTTGTGTGTCCACCTGGCCATGACACTTGTCTTCTGACATCATACTCATTGTCTCAGCAGCTGCAAGAGCCACCAGAgattcttatttgtattttatttagatgGACA contains:
- the LOC117027300 gene encoding probable G-protein coupled receptor 83 gives rise to the protein MGYGDELTPEALSVPSGFDDLITSTASQVLQAISNAASAVGSSGRDSVLSIIHKLPEHISNMGNLADTSDPMASEVVSQDEQIQFWLVIGYTIVVFAAILGNWVLNHVIMKYKRVHTATGLFVVNISVTNMMLAFLSSPFTMVRYLCNSLVFGKMTCHLSHFAQYSCAYVTVMTMAAISLDLHRVMLYPLKSRITPMQGNVCIILIWIVSTCAALPHAIYQKLYQVEIGNRTDETVCVPSFSYTSKSTWKYLDLSTFLLFFILPLMVLMVVYGHVAKKLWIHNAVDDINIHTYICQRGKKKQTLKMLMTVVLVYTICWLPLNLYLVLLSSESISSHNGLYFFLHWLAISSSCYNPYIYCWLSDSFQIEVQKVIMEIQKILLDGISRLRREHRQLSSVSPTHRPAWVDPNPGVPKFPRFKDFDELPSSPPSPEVETSFLYPPVPRV